The genomic window TTGCCGCCGGATACGATGTAGAAAGTCGTGTTTGGCGCGAGATACTGGCTTGGACGAATGGCGCTTTCGAATGGCACAGTGTTATCTCCAGGGCCGTGGTTGAATCGAAAACCTTGGATCCGTTGAATGGTCGTTCTGACCATCCATGCTACCTCAAAGGCCACCACGTCCGTAGCGGTCATCGGCTTCCCACCTTCCGTGACCTGACCGGCGATGTGCAGATACGAGATGTCAGCATTGTCGCCGGACCAATTGTCTTGAGCGTCCGTGTGGAGATTGGCATTGATGGAATACGGGTCAAGCGGACTGAAAAGCCCGTTCATGTAGTCCCAAAACTGAGTTGGGGAATAGTTCTGCAATGGGTCACCCCGATCCTCGTTCAAATCCCATCGCTCCTCCGATAGCAGTCTCGTGCGTCCGCTGATATGATCTAGCCGAAAGGGAGGTATCAGTTCGGCCGTTGATGGCATCGATCGGAGTGTTGCCTGCATGTCTGTGCTCGTGAACCAGTCGAAAACCTCATCGTAAAACCGGCCGGTCAAAGTCCGATACACCGCCATTGGAGACCCCCAGAATGGTGTACCAATGGTCACTACCTTTCCGATGTCCTCCGGGTGCGCGAGCACATACTGCCGTAACACCAGTCCTCCCATGCTGTGGGCGATCACATCCACCCTTGCTCCGTCGTGCAGTGCCCGAATGTTGCTGATGTATTGGCGCAGCGTTGTGACATGGCTGGCATTCGCGCGGCGCCAGTCGTAGGGAAAAGTGAATAAGGTAGGTTTCTGCGACCAAGTTTGCTCGAGAAGAAAGTTGCTGGTCATGCGCTCCGGATGTTCCTGAAGGTCAAACTCCACATAACCAAGTGGACCGGTGAGGTATTCAATGAGAGGTCCGTAAACGACCACGGTCGAGAGGAGACCGGTGACATATTCACGGAGGATTGCCACAGCTCGCACGTCGTTGACCGGTCCTAGCAGATTCAGCGCGCGAATATCCTGCGCGCCTAAGCTCGGCCATAGATACTCACCATTGCCATTGGCACCCGTTTCCCCGTTGCCAATAAGCCTGCTTCCCGCGATCCCTGGGATGAAGATGACCGGGTGCGGGGAGGGGGCGATGTGAAAAACGTAAGCCGCGCCGGAATCAAAAAATTGCCCGCCAGTATCGTTGGGTGTACCGTTTACGCCAGTCGCGCTGCCATCCTCGAAAGCAGCGCTGGCAACTACTGTGTCGCCTGAAACAGCCACGGAGCCTCCGAACCTGTCATTCCCCTGCTTGGTCCCGACGGCGGCGGGCTTCAGATAGGCCTTCTGTGTCCACAGCCCCGCGCTGCGCACGAATATGTAGGCCGCGCCGGAAGCGACGGCTCCCTCGTTGGGCGTGCTGTTTACGCCCGTTGTGTTACTGGATTCACCAGATGCCCCGACGACCACCATGTCGCCGGAGACGGCTACGGCCCCGAAGAAGTCACCTCCTTGTGTGATCCCGACGGCGGCGGGCTTCAGATACGCCTGCTGAGTCCACAGCCCCGCGCTGCGCACGAACACGTAGGCTGCGCCGGAAGCGGAGGCTTTCTTGTCGGGCGTGCTGTTTACGCCCGTTGTGCTACTGGATTCACCATGTGCACCGACGACCACTGTGTCGCCTGAAACAGCCACGGAGGCTCCGAACGCATCACGCTCTTGCGTGGTCCCGACGGCGGCGGATTTCAGATACGCCTGCTGGGTCCACACCCCCGCGCTACGCACGAACACGTAGGCTGCGCCGGAATTGAACGAGCTCCAGCTATCGTTGGGCGTGCTGTTCACGCCCGTCGTGTCGCTGTCCTCACCGGCCGCACCAACAACCACCGTGTCACCTGAAACAGCCACGGAGGCTCCGAACGCATCATTCTCCTGCGTGGTCCCGACGGCGGCGGGCTTCAGATACGCCTGTTGCGTCCACAGCCCCGCGCTGCGCACGAACACGTAGGCTGCGCCGAAGAAACCGCCGCCTTCTCTGAGTATCTCGTTAGGCGTGCTGTTTACGCCCGTGGTGCTACTGGATTCACCAGGTGCACCGACGACCACCGTGTCGCCTGAAACAGCCACGGAGGTTCCGAACGCATCATGCTCTTGCGTGGTCCCGACGGCGGCGGGTTTCAGATACGCCTGCTGGGTCCACACCCCCGCGCTACGCACGAACACGTAGGCTGCGCCGGAACCGTAAGCCATCTCGTTGGCTGTGCTGTTTACGCCCGTTGTGTCGCTGTCCTCACCGGGCGCACCGACGACCACCGTGTCACCGGAGACGGCGACGGAGAGGCCGAACCTATCGCCTACCTGCTTAGTCCCGACAACGGCCGCCTTCAGATATGCCTGCTGAGTCCACACGCCCGCGCTACGCACGAACACGTAGGCTGCGCCGGAACCATAAGCCATCTCGTTGGGTGTGCTGTTTACGCCCGTTGTGCTACTGGATTCACCAGATGCACCGACGACCACTGTGTCGCCCGAAACAGCCACGGATGCGCCGAAGATATCATCCGCTTGCGTGGTCCCGACAACGGCGGGCTTCAGATACGCCTGTTGGGCGATGGGATCGATGGTCAGCGGGTAGCGCGCGCCGCGTTCCTCCACCTGCAGCCTTATACCGCCATGGGCGGGCGCAAAGTGCGAGGTGAGCACCTTGCCGTCAGCATCCCAAACTTTCAGGCCGGTGTAGTTAAGCACGGTCGTGCCTGCGGCATCTTGGAACAGCACGCTCTGCGCATCGGCGGCGACGCGCGCAATCAGCGATCCGCGCACCGCCAAGAAGAGGTTGAGAAAATTGGATTGAGTGTCGCGGGTCGCACCAGGGTCATGGACTGCGCCATCCCTCTCGCGCATTCGCCCGACCTGCGCATCGTCGGAAAGCAGGGGCAGTGATGCAAGCCCAGCCGCCTCCGAATTTCCCAAAGGACTGCCGCAGTCCACTGCCTCGCGAAGTTCCGGGCGCTGCTTGATGGTGAAGCCGTGCTCCAATCCGCGAGCGTCATTTACGAACCATTCCTGCACGGTGGTACTCCACTGGTAAGTGAGCCGTGTGCCCTCCGCTTGCACCGCCGGCGTGCCATCCACGGTGCACTCCGTCCCGGCAAACCCGCAACTCTTCAACTCCAGCCCCCACTGCCACGCGCCGTTTTGCGGCTCGGCGACAAAGCCGCGTCCGTCGAATTTCGTTGTCCACTGATGCCCCGGATTGAACGCCTCCCAACCTGTGGCCGTGGGCTGGAACGCATGACGCCCTGCTGCGTATGCCGCGCGGATGTTCGACCAGTCAGACTTGACAAGACTCTCTGGCACATGCTCGGGCTTGGCGAGATTCTGGAGCTTTCCCAGCGGCGGAGCGGACGGATCGGCAGCCACCAGTAGCGCAATCAGAAACAAAGAGTGGGCAAACATCGTCCTCATTGCGGGATTTGGATTACAAATGTTGAGTTTGGAAGGTGGTGACTTTTCGCTCTATATATGGGGAGCCTCATCTATTGGGCAACAACTGTACGCTAAGGTGTACGCTAAGGGATGGTTACGTGGGCTTGCTTCGGAAGAATGGACGACGATTTCGGATCATTTTGGTTAGTTGTTTTGCAGCTCGAAGTCAAAGGGAGAAT from Verrucomicrobiales bacterium includes these protein-coding regions:
- a CDS encoding alpha/beta fold hydrolase; translated protein: MRTMFAHSLFLIALLVAADPSAPPLGKLQNLAKPEHVPESLVKSDWSNIRAAYAAGRHAFQPTATGWEAFNPGHQWTTKFDGRGFVAEPQNGAWQWGLELKSCGFAGTECTVDGTPAVQAEGTRLTYQWSTTVQEWFVNDARGLEHGFTIKQRPELREAVDCGSPLGNSEAAGLASLPLLSDDAQVGRMRERDGAVHDPGATRDTQSNFLNLFLAVRGSLIARVAADAQSVLFQDAAGTTVLNYTGLKVWDADGKVLTSHFAPAHGGIRLQVEERGARYPLTIDPIAQQAYLKPAVVGTTQADDIFGASVAVSGDTVVVGASGESSSTTGVNSTPNEMAYGSGAAYVFVRSAGVWTQQAYLKAAVVGTKQVGDRFGLSVAVSGDTVVVGAPGEDSDTTGVNSTANEMAYGSGAAYVFVRSAGVWTQQAYLKPAAVGTTQEHDAFGTSVAVSGDTVVVGAPGESSSTTGVNSTPNEILREGGGFFGAAYVFVRSAGLWTQQAYLKPAAVGTTQENDAFGASVAVSGDTVVVGAAGEDSDTTGVNSTPNDSWSSFNSGAAYVFVRSAGVWTQQAYLKSAAVGTTQERDAFGASVAVSGDTVVVGAHGESSSTTGVNSTPDKKASASGAAYVFVRSAGLWTQQAYLKPAAVGITQGGDFFGAVAVSGDMVVVGASGESSNTTGVNSTPNEGAVASGAAYIFVRSAGLWTQKAYLKPAAVGTKQGNDRFGGSVAVSGDTVVASAAFEDGSATGVNGTPNDTGGQFFDSGAAYVFHIAPSPHPVIFIPGIAGSRLIGNGETGANGNGEYLWPSLGAQDIRALNLLGPVNDVRAVAILREYVTGLLSTVVVYGPLIEYLTGPLGYVEFDLQEHPERMTSNFLLEQTWSQKPTLFTFPYDWRRANASHVTTLRQYISNIRALHDGARVDVIAHSMGGLVLRQYVLAHPEDIGKVVTIGTPFWGSPMAVYRTLTGRFYDEVFDWFTSTDMQATLRSMPSTAELIPPFRLDHISGRTRLLSEERWDLNEDRGDPLQNYSPTQFWDYMNGLFSPLDPYSINANLHTDAQDNWSGDNADISYLHIAGQVTEGGKPMTATDVVAFEVAWMVRTTIQRIQGFRFNHGPGDNTVPFESAIRPSQYLAPNTTFYIVSGGKNVAEHTLMTTNPEVHAQIATFLGHTPPPQLAAAQSLALVPPPTGSRRSVKLYGTSYAQITDAAGNQNSRLSDIAIKKIPGLDIHYEGASGWMEVEGRVATEFTLSNPPETKEIFAEIVEADATGKAVSLTRYRFAPENQGWRLSIVQGRLKLDLDLDRNGTFEPSEEVVPFYQSAGPIDLTPPSITMTLGAVGGEVSVVMNATDDFGSPTIRYAINGGVVHTYSAPLAFPLTGQVELKAYAEDAAGNSTGLIETAVNPHVAVTVGGGNGISLTWPRSGAYFLETATSLEGPWTPVSEVMIHTEFSDSVSVALGSHPKKFFHLRSMPVVK